CTGCAAGCCTCGCACGCAAAGGCCCGCAGCGGCTGCCGCGAATATTCCAGGGTTGAATAGAAGTGTAGGAGCTGGCTGAGCAGCAAGGCGCAGGAGACTGTGTCGGGAAGAGTCTGACGCGAGCCGCCCCGCACTCAGAAAGGAACGGGGCTGCCGAAGGAAGGGGTCAAGCGTAGGTGTCGATCAACGTACCGAGGACTTCATCGGCGGCCTTGGCGACTTTCACCCCCAGTTCCGCCTGGACCTTGCCCATGGACATCTCGACCATGTTGCTGGCCAGGTCCGATTGCTGGCTGCGATCGACGGAACGCAGGCGCTCGACCTGGACTTCGGAAGACTGGCTGGTGACAGAACGTTCGATGGTCGTGCTGGCGATCTGGCTGGCGGCCTGATCGACACGGTTCTGCCCGCTCTGGACGGTGCTCAGACCCGCGTAGAAAGCGGTATTCCCGGAAATTTCCATGGGACGACTCGACCTTGAAAAGAATGAACAGCGGCTATTGAACCAGACGCGTCAAAAAAAGACCCGTCAAAAACACTAATGGCACACTGCCTCATCATAGGCAAAATCTAGTCAAGCAGGTCCAGTTGCAGGTGTTCGGCCACCGCCTCCGCGCTGGCGGTCTTCAAGCGTGGCACCCGCCCCAGGCAAGGCGCGGGCAGGCGCTCGGCCAGCGTGGCGAGGTTTTCCTCGAGCCGCGAGGTCTTCGGCTCGATGATATTGGCCACCCAGCCCGCCAGTGGCAAACCGTCCTGGGCAATCGCCTCGGCCGTCAGCAGCGCATGGTTGATACAGCCCAGGCGTACACCCACCACCAGAATCACCGGCAGGTCCAGGGCCATGGCCAGGTCCGACAGGTTGTCCTGGTCGGCCAGTGGCACCCGCCAGCCGCCGGCGCCTTCGATCAAGGTGAAGTCCGCGCCCTTGGTCAGCGTCTGGCGCATGGGCGCGAGCAGCGCCTGCACGGTCAACGCCACACCCGCCTCGCGGGCGGCCAGATGCGGCGCGATAGCCGGCTCGAACGCCAGCGGATTGACCTCATCGTAGGTCAGCGGCAACGAGCATTCCGCCAACAAGGCCAGCGCATCGGCGTTGCGCAGCCCCTTGGGCGTCGGATCGCAGCCCGAGGCGACCGGCTTCCCGGCCGCCGTACTCAGCCCCGAAAGGCGTGCGGCGTGCAGCAAGCCCGCGGCTATGGTGGTCTTGCCGACGTCGGTGTCTGTTCCGGTAATGAAATAGGCTCGGCTCATTGCGGTTTCTCCAATACGGCGTAGACCACCTGATACGTCGCGGGCAGCCCCTGCGTCTGACGAAACTGTTCATAGGCGTCGATCAAGCCCTTGATCCGTGCCCGTCCCGTCAGCCCACCGGGCCGGCCAGGATTGAGGTTGTGCGCGCCCAGGGCTTTCAACTCATGGGTCAGGCTGCGCACATCCGGGTAGTGCAATACATGGGGCCGGGTTTCCAGGCTCAGCACCTGCAATCCGCTTGCCGCGCACAACTGCTGATAGGTAGTGAATTCACGGAAGCGGTTGACATGCACCATGCCGTCGACCTGACGCCAGCTATCGCGCAATTCATACAAGGTACCGACACACAGACTAGCAAAAGCCAGCACGCCACCCGGTTTCAGCACCCGATGCGCCTCACTGAGAACCGCTCGGAAGTCCGCGCACCACTGCACCGCCAGGCTGGAAAAAATCAGCTCGCAACTCTGCGCCTGCAACGGCAGGCGCTCGGCGTCACCGGCGATGAAATACCGCGCCCCACCCAAAGGCCGGGCGTGTTCGAGCATGCCTTCGGCGATATCCAGCGCCAGCCCCTCGCCGGCCGGGAAACGCTGGCCCAGCGACCGGCTGAAATGCCCGGTGCCGCAGCCCATGTCCAGCCAGCGGCCGGGGGCACGATCGCGCGGCAGGCGTCCCAACAGCTCGCTGCCGACATCGCGTTGCAACTGCGCCACGCTGTCGTAGCTGGAGGCGGCGCGGGAAAAGGAAGCCGCCACCTGACGTTTGTCGGGCAAATTGCCAGGCAGTTTGGGAAGGGACAGATCAGTCATCGCCGGACTCATGCAGAAAAGCCTGGATCGCCCCGGCCACTCCGTGGGGGTCCTCCAGAAGAAATGCGTGGCTGGCCTGCTCAATCAGGCCCACCTCGACATCGGGCAGCAACGCCAGCAACTCGCTCGCGGCTTCGGCCGGCACCAGGCCGTCGAGCCCGGCGAACAGATGCAACTGCGGGCCTCGATACCTTTGCAGGGCGTGGCGGGTATCCAGTTGCGCCAGCAGTTCGAGGCCCGCCATCAGCGCCGCCCCCGAGGTCTGCGGAGCACCGCCGGTCAGCAGGCGCGCCAGGCCACGGGGATCGGCGGCGCCCTGGGCGCACAGCAGGCTGAAGCGCTTGAGGGTGGTGCGCGGGTCGGCGTTGCAACCGGCCAAAAAGCCATCGAACGTCTCGCCCGGCATCGCGCTCGACCACTCGCCATGGGCCACGAAGCTGGGGTTGCTGGCCAGAGTCAGCAGGCCGCAGCAACGCTCGCCGCGGCGCGCGGCCAATTCGCAAGCCAGCATGCCGCCCAGTGACCAACCGCCGAGCCAGGCATGCTCCGGCAGGCTGGCATCCAGCTCGTCGAGCCACTCGCCAAGGTCACTGGAGTCAAGCTCCGGCAACGGCTCGATCTCGACCCGCAGGTGTTCGTCCAGCCCCT
This portion of the Pseudomonas sp. MRSN 12121 genome encodes:
- the bioD gene encoding dethiobiotin synthase is translated as MSRAYFITGTDTDVGKTTIAAGLLHAARLSGLSTAAGKPVASGCDPTPKGLRNADALALLAECSLPLTYDEVNPLAFEPAIAPHLAAREAGVALTVQALLAPMRQTLTKGADFTLIEGAGGWRVPLADQDNLSDLAMALDLPVILVVGVRLGCINHALLTAEAIAQDGLPLAGWVANIIEPKTSRLEENLATLAERLPAPCLGRVPRLKTASAEAVAEHLQLDLLD
- the bioC gene encoding malonyl-ACP O-methyltransferase BioC, with amino-acid sequence MTDLSLPKLPGNLPDKRQVAASFSRAASSYDSVAQLQRDVGSELLGRLPRDRAPGRWLDMGCGTGHFSRSLGQRFPAGEGLALDIAEGMLEHARPLGGARYFIAGDAERLPLQAQSCELIFSSLAVQWCADFRAVLSEAHRVLKPGGVLAFASLCVGTLYELRDSWRQVDGMVHVNRFREFTTYQQLCAASGLQVLSLETRPHVLHYPDVRSLTHELKALGAHNLNPGRPGGLTGRARIKGLIDAYEQFRQTQGLPATYQVVYAVLEKPQ
- a CDS encoding alpha/beta fold hydrolase; protein product: MRDRLILLPGWGLGVSPLEPLAAALQGLDEHLRVEIEPLPELDSSDLGEWLDELDASLPEHAWLGGWSLGGMLACELAARRGERCCGLLTLASNPSFVAHGEWSSAMPGETFDGFLAGCNADPRTTLKRFSLLCAQGAADPRGLARLLTGGAPQTSGAALMAGLELLAQLDTRHALQRYRGPQLHLFAGLDGLVPAEAASELLALLPDVEVGLIEQASHAFLLEDPHGVAGAIQAFLHESGDD